In Oryza sativa Japonica Group chromosome 3, ASM3414082v1, one DNA window encodes the following:
- the LOC9270000 gene encoding cysteine--tRNA ligase CPS1, chloroplastic/mitochondrial — MAESAKPTPQLELFNSMTKKKELFEPLVEGKVRMYVCGVTPYDFSHIGHARAYVAFDVLYRYLKFLGYEVEYVRNFTDIDDKIIKRANEAGETVTSLSSRFINEFLLDMAQLQCLPPTCEPRVTDHIEHIIELITKIMENGKAYAMEGDVYFSVDTFPEYLSLSGRKLDHNLAGSRVAVDTRKRNPADFALWKAAKEGEPFWDSPWGRGRPGWHIECSAMSAHYLGHVFDIHGGGKDLIFPHHENELAQSRAAYPESEVKCWMHNGFVNKDDQKMSKSDKNFFTIRDIIDLYHPMALRFFLMRTHYRGDVNHSDKALEIASDRVYYIYQTLYDCEEVLSQYRGENISVPVPVEEQDMVNKHHSEFLESMADDLRTTDVLDGFTDLLKAINSNLNDFKKLQQKLEQQKKKQQQQKQQKQKQQQAQKQPEEYIQAMFALETEIKNKISILGLMPPSSLAEALKQLKDKALKRAGLTEELLQEQIEQRTAARKNKQFDVSDQIRKQLGSKGIALMDEPTGTVWRPCEPESE; from the exons ATGGCGGAGAGCGCGAAGCCGACGCCGCAGCTGGAGCTCTTCAACTCGATGACGAAGAAGAAGGAGCTCTTCGAGCCGCTTGTGGAGGGGAAGGTCCGCATGTATGTGTGCGGCGTCACGCCCTACGACTTCAGCCAcatcggccacgcccgcgcctACGTCGCCTTCGACGTCCTCTACAG GTATCTTAAATTCTTGGGGTACGAGGTCGAATATGTGCGCAACTTCACTGATATTGATGACAAG ATTATCAAACGAGCAAATGAAGCTGGTGAAACTGTAACTAGCTTGAGCAGCCGGTTTATTAATGAATTCCTTCTCGATATGGCTCAGCTCCAGTGCTTACCCCCAACTTGTGAGCCACGTGTGACGGATCACATTGAACATATTATAGAGTTGATAACCAAG ATAATGGAGAATGGGAAAGCCTATGCTATGGAAGGAGATGTTTACTTTTCAGTTGATACTTTCCCTGAGTATCTCAGTTTATCTGGAAGGAAGTTAGATCATAATCTTGCTGGTTCGCGGGTTGCTGTCGATACAAGAAAGCGGAACCCTGCAGACTTTGCGCTGTGGAAG GCTGCTAAGGAAGGCGAACCTTTCTGGGATAGCCCATGGGGCCGTGGTAGACCAGGATGGCATATTGAATGCAGTGCAATGAGTGCTCATTATTTAGGACATGTGTTTGATATCCATGGTGGAGGGAAAGATCTGATATTTCCTCATCATGAGAATGAGCTTGCTCAGAGCCGGGCAGCTTATCCAGAAAGTGAGGTCAAATGTTGGATGCACAATGGGTTTGTTAACAAGGATGATCAGAAAATGTCAAAGTCAGATAAAAATTTCTTCACAATCCGAGAT ATTATTGATCTGTACCATCCCATGGCTTTGAGGTTTTTCCTGATGCGCACACATTACAGAGGAGATGTGAATCACTCTGACAAAGCACTTGAGATAGCATCTGATCGTGTCTACTACATATATCAG ACTTTATATGACTGTGAGGAAGTGTTGTCTCAATATCGTGGAGAGAATATCTCTGTCCCGGTCCCTGTTGAGGAACAAGATATGGTTAACAAGCACCATTCAGAATTCTTGGAATCTATGGCGGATGATCTTAGAACAACAGATGTTCTGGATGGCTTTACTGACTTGCTGAAGGCAATTAACAGCAATTTGAATGATTTTAAG AAGTTGCAACAGAAGCTAGAGCAGCAAAAGAAGAAACAACAAcagcagaagcagcagaagcaaaagcagcagcaggcaCAGAAACAACCAGAAGAATATATTCAAGCTATGTTTGCACTTGAGacagaaattaaaaataaaatatctatCCTTGGTCTGATGCCACCTTCTTCCTTGGCAGAG GCACTGAAGCAACTTAAGGATAAAGCTTTGAAGAGAGCAGGGTTGACTGAAGAACTGTTGCAGGAGCAAATTGAGCAGAGAACTGCTGCAAGGAAAAACAAGCAGTTTGATGTGTCTGACCAAATCAGGAAACAGCTAGGCAGCAAAGGCATAGCCCTCATGGATGAACCTACTGGTACAGTATGGAGACCATGCGAGCCAGAGTCTGAATAG